From Prevotella melaninogenica, the proteins below share one genomic window:
- a CDS encoding TonB-dependent receptor, with product MIKKRTVKQILCKSAFVFAATFVLSLPTYARHENEVKVNTEANIKGRVVDSKTQHPLSHASVLVLGTVITTTTDADGHFMLRNLPVGKVIVEVRSAGYRAYKHEVTTQKNNTHELNVMLKPDEIALDEVVVSANRSQTLRRESPVVVNVLDTKLLESTHSTTLVQGLNFQPGVRTEDNCTNCGFSQVRINGLDGHYSQILIDSRPVFTALQGVYGLEQIPSNMVQRVEIVRGGGSALFGASAIGGTINIITKEPSENSADVAHTITGATNGSTAFDNNTTGNLSVVTTNNRAGFYLYGQSRHRAAYDRDGDGYTDLPTLDNKTVGLSSFFRLTDYAKITLKYHGLKEYRRGGNKLYLPAHEANIAEQIEHTINGGSLGYDLFSLNGKGHFSAYASFQNVDRKSYYGGLGELATAADGLKALNEAYKLGLNLDMSEDDAATLPANQQQTLADAQAYDKAQRAYNLTHNINYIAGAQYVHNFDRLWFMPSSLVVGAEYSYDRIKDHSLGYNSLMEQRVNIGSFFAQNEWKNNHWGLLLGGRLDKHNLISHLIFSPRVNLRYNPTPNTNFRLTYAGGFRAPQAFDEDLHTRIADGDRVKIALAKDLKEERSHSFSASVDLYKSFGIVQTNVLIEGFYTRLNNMFATRKLADDVIIDGARVEERFNSNGATVYGINLEGKASLSSWAQLQAGFTWQSSRYRTPEEWDDDAAPEFKTTKRLLRTPNTYGYFTLTVHPTIDFALSLSGVYTGRMYVGHPKGGSERTNDFAIIEHTPAFLTLNLKLAYNFYITKQVKLEASAGVQNMLDAYQKDLDKGASRASDYVYGPTQPRSLFLGMKFSY from the coding sequence ATGATAAAGAAAAGAACCGTAAAACAGATTTTATGTAAATCGGCGTTTGTTTTCGCCGCTACGTTCGTTCTTTCGCTGCCCACTTACGCAAGGCACGAGAACGAAGTGAAAGTTAATACCGAAGCCAACATTAAGGGACGCGTTGTGGATAGTAAAACACAACATCCTCTTTCGCACGCGAGCGTGCTGGTTTTGGGTACAGTTATCACTACCACCACCGATGCCGATGGCCATTTTATGCTGCGAAATCTGCCTGTGGGAAAGGTGATTGTGGAAGTGCGCTCGGCTGGTTATAGGGCTTACAAACACGAGGTGACAACGCAAAAAAATAATACCCATGAGCTGAATGTGATGCTCAAACCCGACGAAATTGCGCTCGACGAGGTTGTTGTGTCGGCCAATCGTAGTCAAACACTTAGACGTGAGTCGCCTGTGGTTGTGAATGTTCTGGACACGAAGTTGCTCGAGTCTACCCATTCTACAACCTTGGTGCAGGGTTTAAACTTCCAACCGGGCGTGCGAACCGAAGATAATTGCACCAATTGCGGATTCTCGCAGGTGCGCATCAATGGGCTTGATGGTCATTATTCGCAAATATTAATCGACTCGCGACCCGTTTTCACGGCCCTTCAAGGTGTTTATGGACTCGAACAGATACCCTCTAACATGGTGCAACGTGTTGAAATTGTTCGCGGTGGTGGCTCGGCGCTCTTCGGTGCTTCGGCCATTGGTGGCACCATCAATATCATTACCAAAGAACCTAGCGAAAATTCGGCCGATGTGGCGCACACCATCACAGGCGCAACAAATGGCTCTACTGCTTTCGACAACAACACCACGGGCAACCTGTCGGTTGTTACAACCAATAATAGAGCTGGGTTTTATCTCTATGGACAAAGCCGACACCGCGCTGCTTACGACCGCGATGGCGATGGTTACACCGACCTTCCCACGCTAGATAATAAAACTGTGGGGCTTAGCTCTTTCTTCCGACTCACCGATTACGCCAAAATAACCCTTAAATACCACGGCTTGAAGGAGTATAGACGTGGCGGAAACAAACTTTACTTGCCTGCTCACGAGGCCAATATTGCCGAACAAATCGAACATACCATCAACGGCGGAAGTTTGGGCTACGACCTCTTTAGCCTTAATGGTAAGGGACATTTCAGTGCTTATGCCTCGTTTCAAAACGTTGACCGTAAGAGTTATTACGGCGGACTGGGCGAACTGGCCACCGCTGCCGATGGACTTAAGGCCTTGAACGAAGCCTATAAACTGGGACTTAACCTCGATATGAGCGAAGACGATGCCGCCACGCTGCCCGCCAACCAACAACAAACGCTGGCCGATGCGCAAGCCTACGACAAAGCACAACGAGCCTATAACCTTACGCATAACATCAATTACATAGCTGGTGCGCAATATGTGCACAATTTCGACCGTCTGTGGTTCATGCCTTCGAGTCTTGTTGTGGGGGCCGAATATAGCTACGACCGCATTAAAGACCACTCGCTGGGCTACAACAGCCTGATGGAACAGCGCGTGAATATTGGTAGCTTCTTTGCTCAAAACGAATGGAAAAACAACCATTGGGGCTTGCTTCTGGGCGGACGACTAGACAAACACAACCTTATCTCGCATCTTATCTTTAGTCCGCGCGTTAATCTGCGCTACAATCCCACGCCCAACACCAATTTCCGACTTACTTACGCTGGCGGATTTAGAGCCCCACAGGCTTTTGATGAAGACCTTCATACGCGTATTGCTGATGGCGACCGTGTGAAAATTGCGTTGGCTAAGGATTTGAAAGAGGAACGTTCGCACAGCTTTAGTGCATCGGTCGACCTCTATAAAAGTTTTGGAATAGTACAAACCAACGTTCTTATTGAGGGCTTTTACACACGCCTTAACAACATGTTTGCTACACGCAAACTGGCTGATGATGTGATTATTGATGGCGCACGTGTTGAAGAACGCTTCAATTCTAACGGTGCAACGGTGTATGGAATTAACCTCGAGGGCAAGGCTTCGCTCTCGTCGTGGGCGCAATTGCAAGCTGGTTTTACTTGGCAAAGCAGCCGTTATCGCACGCCCGAAGAATGGGACGACGATGCTGCTCCCGAGTTTAAAACCACTAAACGTCTGCTGCGAACGCCCAACACCTACGGATATTTCACCCTCACTGTGCATCCCACCATCGATTTTGCCCTATCGTTATCGGGCGTTTACACGGGTAGAATGTATGTTGGCCACCCCAAAGGGGGGAGCGAGCGCACCAACGACTTTGCTATCATTGAGCACACTCCCGCGTTTCTCACGCTTAACCTGAAGCTTGCCTATAATTTCTACATAACTAAGCAGGTGAAATTGGAGGCTAGTGCGGGGGTGCAAAACATGCTCGATGCTTACCAAAAGGATTTGGATAAAGGGGCTTCGCGTGCCTCCGACTATGTTTACGGACCTACTCAACCCCGCAGTTTGTTTCTTGGGATGAAGTTTTCGTACTAG
- a CDS encoding IS982 family transposase: MITTDKVTEIFCILDEFCKNLDAELTKNLHIAPIDEGYKRMRNRKGQMSKSEIMTILLCYHFGSFRNFKHYYLFFIKEHMASYFPKTVSYTRFVELKPRVFFELMAFMRIQGFGKCTGISFVDSTMIPVCHNMRRNFNKVFDGLAKNGKGTMGWCHGFKLHLLCYEMGDVLTFCLTPANVDDRDPRVWQVFTKVLYGKVFADKGYIKQEFFENLFNQGIHLVHGLKSNMKNNLMPLWDKMMLRKRYIIECINELLKNKANLVHSRHRSVHNFLMNLCAALATYCFFENKPEALPVRIEKTRQLELF; the protein is encoded by the coding sequence ATGATTACCACAGACAAAGTTACAGAAATATTTTGTATATTGGATGAGTTCTGCAAGAATTTAGATGCCGAGTTAACTAAAAACCTACATATCGCCCCCATAGACGAGGGATATAAGCGCATGCGAAACCGTAAAGGGCAGATGTCCAAGAGCGAAATCATGACCATCCTGTTGTGCTACCATTTTGGCTCTTTCCGCAATTTCAAGCACTATTACCTCTTCTTCATCAAGGAGCATATGGCAAGCTACTTCCCTAAGACCGTGTCCTACACGCGTTTCGTGGAACTCAAGCCTCGCGTGTTCTTCGAGCTGATGGCCTTCATGCGCATCCAAGGTTTTGGAAAGTGCACGGGCATTAGTTTCGTGGACAGCACGATGATTCCCGTATGCCACAACATGAGAAGGAATTTCAACAAGGTGTTTGATGGACTTGCTAAGAACGGAAAGGGAACAATGGGGTGGTGTCATGGCTTCAAGCTTCATCTGCTGTGCTACGAGATGGGCGATGTACTCACGTTCTGCCTAACTCCCGCAAACGTGGACGACAGGGACCCTAGGGTGTGGCAGGTCTTCACCAAGGTGCTCTACGGCAAAGTATTTGCCGATAAGGGCTACATCAAGCAAGAGTTCTTTGAGAACCTCTTCAACCAAGGCATCCATCTCGTTCACGGGCTCAAATCAAACATGAAAAACAATCTTATGCCCTTGTGGGACAAGATGATGCTGCGCAAGCGATATATAATAGAATGCATCAACGAACTGCTCAAGAACAAGGCCAACCTTGTCCATTCACGCCATCGCTCCGTACATAACTTTCTCATGAATCTCTGTGCGGCATTGGCAACATATTGTTTCTTCGAGAATAAGCCCGAGGCACTTCCCGTGCGCATTGAAAAGACTAGGCAATTGGAACTTTTCTAA